Proteins encoded in a region of the Xiphophorus couchianus chromosome 11, X_couchianus-1.0, whole genome shotgun sequence genome:
- the mgarpa gene encoding protein MGARP isoform X4 — protein MFSCRAAWQRCGPLARTAAYRLPLDGVQRRPMSSVPGGSGQNILYTVLCGGVLVGTLSYGYKTVTSDRDRYNDRISQLRARPKAEWTPKPWPPKGKDTDEA, from the exons ATGTTTTCCTGCAGAGCGGCCTGGCAGCGGTGTGGGCCTCTGGCTCGGACAGCGGCCTACAGGCTGCCACTGGACG GTGTGCAGCGGCGGCCAATGTCGTCAGTCCCTGGAGGCTCTGGGCAGAACATCCTGTACACGGTGCTGTGTGGTGGAGTTCTGGTCGGCACTCTGTCATAT GGATATAAGACTGTGACCTCAGATCGCGATCGGTATAATGACCGCATCAGTCAACTCAGAGCCAGACCCAAGGCTGAATGGACCCCTAAACCCTGGCCACCTAAAG gcAAAGATACAGATGAAG